A stretch of DNA from Scleropages formosus chromosome 13, fSclFor1.1, whole genome shotgun sequence:
ttttcctttttccatctCTTCCCAAGAGCTGTAGTGCTTTTGAGGGAAGCTGACCTTTGTATGGTATGTCCAAACCTGTGCCATTGCTTCTAAAGACTGTTCTAAGTtccatctgtgtgttttcctgcctgGCCTTAGTGTCCCTTTAactctcctccagcaccacagtcTAAAGACCGGTATGTTTCTCCTCTTCTGTTTCAAGTCTAGCCTTCACCTTCATGTGATGTTACAAAAATCATCCTTGCTTCAACAACTCTAATATCTGTTCAACACCTTTAAGTCTCTTCCCAAATCTTTCACTACACTGTGTCAAGTGCTGGTCTTGGGTATATCTCTTGAATCCTAGATCCCAAGttgttaatttaatttgcaGAATATAAGCAAAAGCAAATGAATCCCTGGTACAAGCCTGGTAGagcttttatatatatttgtccAGTATCTGCAACATCATCAGGGATAACAGAGTTTGCAATGTGTTGTCACAGTCGTttatacacatgcacatttttataaCAGTCTatcttttataatattttaaagatttaaatccagaacttctgtgtgtttttttattattttttaatgtgacCCCCCCACAGGGTTACAACATACAGGTAGTGACAGAAGCACTATTGTGCTTCTGTTTAGtgaatgcattttattgccATGTCGTGGTAGAAAGTAAAAATCCAAGTCGTTTTTGCTCTGCAACAGGAATCttacaaaaagaaaagtttacatttgttctccaaggcaacttataatgttgaggtacttacaactatttacccatttatacagctgagtaattttactggaacaaattcagggtaagtgctttgttcaagggtactacagctggaggtggggattgagcctgtgaccttggggtccaaagggagtAACTCTAGCCACTAGATTACCAGCTGTTGAAAGTGGTTACTTTCATGCAGTTGAAGAAAGTAAATATACCATAAAGTACTTGCATATTTTACTATAAAGAGTCCAAACTCAAATGTTTGTAACCCGAGCTACAAGTACACTTTGAAACACTCTTGTACTGAGGACTGACAAACAATCCACAGACCTCAGTAACCGGTTTGAGATTAACAAATTTCTACTCAATAGCTGCTTATTGTGTCCTCTGGAGCTGAAGATGGAGCAGGAGCAGGCAACTCCCTGGTAACTCTCCCAGGTAGCAGGGCTTGGGGAGGTTAAACATGAAACAGGTTTGCAGAAATGCCTCTCAGGATATGCAGATAACCGACGTCATACATGAAGATTTTCCACCTTAGTGTGATCCGTTCCAGCTACCCGCTAACTGAGAAATAGTTCTGACTCTGAATCAAAGTGTCCAAATCTTGTCATGACCATTGGAAGGGTATCAAAATGTGGGTTAATGCAGCAGATTACCATATCACAGAAAAATGAACTCACATTAATTCCATGTGCTGAtcatggggggtggggaggagagGGGGTGGGAACACCCTGAACAGGTCACAGAGTCCACAAAAAGCACAGGGATAACATCGAGACTGGACACAGAGTGAACTGAACTTGAACAACATAGGCACTGTGACGCCacattaaaaactgcttttgaaaTTCAAACCCGGTGAAGGATCCATGTACATTGTGCTCATTAGTTTATTGAAtcgaaactgaaaaataatatgcaaatgATGATGCCTTccttagttttttgttttaaaaatgaaaatcaaattatgaattaactatgtttaaaaacctttttttttttcaaaatgtaaaatatttaaaatatgcctcatttatagtttcttgccatcttatttttttgactctgagtttttttattttgtggtattcttgaacctGCATGTAAACAAATTGAAACcgcgcataatccatcagttGCTTTAACAACCATGCTGGCTTCGCTCCAAGTTATTGATCATAAGTTAATTTGGATCGCtatgtgcttttcaaaagcagcaagagagtgacagtaagggaggatgacatgtaCACTGAGAAAATCCGCAGGATTTTGCAGGTGCCACTTCTTAtgaatcttattactaattaagttcaggtgttaaaagcaagttctacacacacacacacacacacacacacactgactgaaaccgcttgtcccaagtgggctcgtggcaagccagagcctaacccggaaacaaagggcagagggctggaggaggaggataCACagccaggacaagatgccagtccatcacaaggcaccctaagcaggactcgaaccgcagacccaccagagagcagacacaggccaaacctgctgcggcACCgcacctgcccccccccccccccccccaacctgtGAAGTTctagtttatatttatttatttagcagacacttttctccaaagcaacttccaatgaactctatgttatcagcacacacaccttattcagcaaggtgacttacactgcttacaatgggtcactcctccatatataagtggaacacactatctctgtcactcacacactatgggtgaacctgaacagtatgtgtgtctttgaattgtgggaggaaactcccGCAGACACAGACACGGGGTGAATAtaaaaattccacacagactgaacagggaacaaacccatgtcttctcactccacccaggtactgtgagacagcagcactatttgctgtgccaccacgccgcCCGTTCTAGGTTAGGAAACTTGTTAGATtagaaatattgtgcacttcagggcattcatcatatttggcaTTGTGAGATTATgattaagcaaaaaaagaaaattaataaacaagtcttttttctttttcgtgtGCGCTCAGAagcaataaaaagccattatctaatttttctgatttcaatattaaatcaaagaatgaatgaagacaTCGTAGttccagtttgtttttcaattttgaagaaaaaaatgaatgaacgcaaTTTACCCGGACTGTGAAGTGTCAGATATTTTAACTCTTCAGAGatatgaatacaaaaatattgGAAACTTCCCTTTTCCTATTGCTATTTTCTAAGACAAGGAATAACAAATAAGATACACacagtccccggattacaaacAAGTTCCGTTCTTATGTCTGTCTTTAAGTCCGATTTGTATGTAAgacagaacagttaggtatggtgtgTATCTAACTGTCATGCCCCTGGGAACAAGCAGAGCGGCAACATCTGCAGTTAATTGATGAGAGCcggtataaagggagctccaTGACCGCACAACAcagtggattcttgcaaacacacTTCTGTGGATTTGCATGATCAGTGTCTTCTCCATGTCCTTACTGTCCTGCCTTTTTCTCAAGTTCCTGGTTCTTGAACATTGCCAGTTTCTTGATCTCTGAGTTTGTTTTGCCTGTATTGTGACGTCTGTGCCTGGAAGActttcgcctgtccctgaccttcGAGTTTGTCTTGTCCAACGAGCCTTGTTGGAAGAATAAAACtgacccgcaattgggtccatcCACTTACCTCTCGTCTCCAATCAGTCTGTGTGACACTAACGTCAGttagtgaaatgtttgtcttagtatattgtatattgtgtactttgttatgtataaaaaaaacattaaagaaatacttccggatacactaaaatgggtttaatataacaatacagtaataataataataataatacaatgtaataataaatgttactacagtactacaacagagagagagagagagaatgtgtgtgtgttgtttcttgTCAGAGTTTGTTTAGCAGATATAATTAGGTTGTGGGAAtcttatttttatctttaagcttatcaaaatgttttcttctaatTGCAATCCACATAAGCTTAATGCCAGAGACAGTGAATTTTGCTTTCCAATATTactgtgaaatgaataacaaGAGAAAAGCCAATACCGTCATCCCCGAGAAATGCCCATTTGAGTTAGAATTCATATTTCTGATGAGTTATATTTAATACCACTATTGCATTTCACAAAGtatttgttcacatttacatgcattacaTTTGGGTCTGCATCTCCCAACAAGTATGTGGTGTGAAACCAGAGCCACCATGATGTCTTTCTCTCAGTTATAGTTTGGCTCATGCTGTGTTAAATTCTCAACCTCTATTAGTCTTTGCAAGTctcacctgttataatctcagtGACCATCGCCCCATTTGGGCTGTCCAAGCCATGTGCACTTGTTCACCGAGTGTTaactcatttgcattgttttaatttcttttgtctgAACTCTTCTGTTGGATTAGTATATAAACATTAAGTATCATTTTCCTAGCGTAGCTGTTGCTGTTTGGGTTAGTGTCCCAGGAACACAGACTGCAGTCCTTTCCCAGTGATTGTGCCTTTTCAGAGGGGTGAGAAGGAGTCACAGCCTTTAGTGTTTCTTAGCCTTGGAAATGGTTTTGGCTCGTAGCACCTTGACCATGGTGGAGACAGACCGGGAGCCCTCCAAGTTTTGGGCGGTGCATGTGTACGTTCCCTTGTCTACATCCCTTATCTCATCCACAAGGAGCAAGGTCTCTGACACCTGGAGATCTTGACCTCCAGTTCGAATGAGGCgcatgctgtcctgggtgtaaaGTGGCCTTCCAAGCTGAAGAGAAGCAACACATCACTACACCATGACAagtttataaaagaaaaaaggaacttAAAGTCAGTGATGACTGGTGTTAGGGTAATAGCCATCACTTCAACTTTTACAAATAAGCTGTAACAAAAGTTGCAGAAATGTAGTTCATTGAATATATggagcagggggcgtagtggtgcagtgggttggactgggtcctgctctccaatgggtctggggttcaaatcctgcttggggtgccttgcgacggactggcgtcccgtcctggctgtgtccccctccggccttaccccctgtgtatatacacacacacacacacattttcagaaccgcttgtcccatacggggttgcgggggaaccagagcctacccggcaacacagggcgtaaggccggagggggaggggacacacccaggacgggacgccagtccgtcgcaaggcaccccaagcgggactcgaaccacagacccaccagagagcaggactgtggtccaacccactgcgccaccgcgccctctatatatatatatatacatgtatacttGTATTACCTTTTGCCCAGGGAATTCCCAAGTGAAAACAATATCTACATCCAGTTCTCCTTCCACGGTGCAGGACACCTGCAAATTCTCTCCAATTCGAACTGAAGAAGACGAGAGTTGAATCTTTGGGGATGGAGGGGACATAGGGTCtagtgggaaaaaaacaatgttaccTCTGCACCCATGTTCACCAACAATAGAGTTACTAGTCTGAAAAATCggattgttgttgttttcaatCTGTCCCTTACAGTTGACATAGATGAGCAAGTACTTGGTGGAGCTCTGCCGAAGACCACCCAGACTGGCCACGCAGAATAGAGCACCAGCATGGTGGGGTCTGGGGCGGTGGATTGTGAAGCCCTTCTTCACATCAAAGGAGATCTCTGACCCATCCACCTGCACCTCCTCTGGGGGAAACTCTCGGTGCAATGTCACCTTGGCTAGAGGAGAAGTCACTTGACAGGGCAAAGTGGTGGGTCGGTTGCTTCGGAGCTGAATCACCTCATAATACTCCGCAGATGGCACAAACAACTCATGGGGGTCTTGGGTTGGCAATGGAAAGATatccaaataaacaaatgaaaaacagacattttgtAATAGCATTTCTATCAGATTGTTTTATACtatgcttttaaaattaatgaccTCTTGTAAAAGAGAATGGAAATCATGAGTTCAACAACTTAGATATAAATTCACTGAATACagtgaaatgcacatttcttccaaaaaaaaatgttagacaCAAGAACCTTTTTAATCCATACCATAATGAGCCCGATTTGAATTTAGATGCTTTGGTGTGTCCGAGAATTAAGGATGTTTAAGTGTTTTTAGGCTTGAAATTGTAAACAGGGAATAGACAGTGACCAGCAACCAGATATATAGACTCAATCACATTAATAGCAGCTACACTCAGTATATGTTTAAACATACGAGTAGAGGACAGTTCATTTCAAAGGTAGTCTACATATGGACTCTAAGAGGCACAAGCAGCAAGATGGTACTTCACAGATAACCATTTGTTATTCTCGACAAGACACAAGTGAGT
This window harbors:
- the LOC108930120 gene encoding platelet-derived growth factor receptor-like protein, which codes for MKKAEMNAGRKNKAPQPARKLRVTSARGPQTQTFLTQVLDKGKFHKLGDTLSIPAGESLNLRCKGNPVQWTVPHYLEEENEGRLSTVQHKHYSSLTLSNATGTDTGQYTCYPMYCEDKDCRKEYNKAIKVFIFFPDPHELFVPSAEYYEVIQLRSNRPTTLPCQVTSPLAKVTLHREFPPEEVQVDGSEISFDVKKGFTIHRPRPHHAGALFCVASLGGLRQSSTKYLLIYVNYPMSPPSPKIQLSSSSVRIGENLQVSCTVEGELDVDIVFTWEFPGQKLGRPLYTQDSMRLIRTGGQDLQVSETLLLVDEIRDVDKGTYTCTAQNLEGSRSVSTMVKVLRAKTISKAKKH